A stretch of the Panthera uncia isolate 11264 chromosome D1, Puncia_PCG_1.0, whole genome shotgun sequence genome encodes the following:
- the EED gene encoding polycomb protein EED isoform X2 codes for MSEREVSTAPAGTDMPAAKKQKLSSDENSNPDLSGDENDDAVSIESGTNTERPDTPTNTPNAPGRKSWGKGKWKSKKCKYSFKCVNSLKEDHNQPLFGVQFNWHSKEGDPLVFATVGSNRVTLYECHSQGEIRLLQSYVDADADENFYTCAWTYDSNTSHPLLAVAGSRGIIRIINPITMQCIKHYVGHGNAINELKFHPRDPNLLLSVSKDHALRLWNIQTDTLVAIFGGVEGHRDEVLSADYDLLGEKIMSCGMDHSLKLWRINSKRMMNAIKESYDYNPNKTNRPFISQKIHFPDFSTRDIHRNYVDCVRWLGDLILSKSCENAIVCWKPGKMEDDIDKIKPSESNVTILGRFDYSQCDIWYMRFSMDFWQKMLALGNQVGKLYVWDLEVEDPHKAKCTTLTHHKCGAAIRQTSFSRDSSILIAVCDDASIWRWDRLR; via the exons ATGTCCGAGAGGGAAGTGTCGACAGCGCCGGCGGGAACAGACATGCCTGCGGCCAAGAAGCAGAAGCTGAGCAGCGACGAGAACAGCAACCCCGACCTCTCTGGAGACGAGAAT GATGATGCTGTCAGTATAGAAAGTGGTACAAACACTGAACGCCCTGATACACCTACAAATACACCAAATGCTCCTGGAAGGAAaagttgggggaagggaaaatggaagtcaaagaaatgcaaatattcttTCAAGTGTGTAAATAGTCTCAAG GAAGATCATAATCAACCATTGTTTGGAGTACAATTTAACTGGCACAGTAAAGAAGGAGATCCGTTAGTGTTTGCAACTGTAGGAAGCAACAGA GTTACCTTATATGAATGTCACTCACAAGGAGAAATCCGGTTGTTGCAATCTTATGTGGATGCTGAT GCTGATGAAAACTTCTATACTTGTGCATGGACATATGATAGCAATACAAGCCATCCTTTGCTGGCTGTGGCCGGATCTAGAGGCATAATTAGGATAATTAATCCCATAACAATGCAGTGCATAAAG cattatgtTGGCCATggaaatgctatcaatgagctgaaATTCCACCCAAGAGATCCAAATCTTCTCCTGTCAGTAAGTAAAG ATCATGCTTTACGATTATGGAATATCCAAACAGACACTCTGGTGGCAATATTTGGAGGCGTAGAAGGGCACAGAGATGAAGTTCTAAGTGCT GATTATGATCTTTTGGGTGAAAAAATAATGTCCTGTGGTATGGATCACTCTCTTAAACTTTGGAGGATCAATTCAAAGAGAATGATGAATGCAATTAAAGAATCTTATGATTATAACCCAAATAAAACTAACAG GCcatttatttctcagaaaattCACTTTCCTGACTTTTCCACCAGAGACATACATAGGAATTATGTCGATTGTGTGCGATGGTTAGGTGATTTGATACTTTCCAAG tctTGTGAAAATGCCATTGTGTGCTGGAAACCTGGTAAAATGGAAGATGATATAGACAAAATTAAACCCAGTGAGTCTAATGTGACTATTCTCGGGCGATTCGATTACAGCCAGTGTGACATTTGGTACATGAGGTTTTCTATGGATTTCTGGCAAAAG ATGCTTGCATTGGGCAATCAGGTTGGCAAACTTTATGTTTGGGATTTAGAAGTAGAAGATCCTCATAAAGCCAA ATGTACAACACTGACTCATCATAAATGTGGTGCTGCTATTCGACAAACCAGTTTTAGCAGGGATAGCAGTATTCTTATAGCTGTTTGTGATGATGCCAGTATTTGGCGCTGGGACCGACTTCGATAA
- the EED gene encoding polycomb protein EED isoform X1: MSEREVSTAPAGTDMPAAKKQKLSSDENSNPDLSGDENDDAVSIESGTNTERPDTPTNTPNAPGRKSWGKGKWKSKKCKYSFKCVNSLKEDHNQPLFGVQFNWHSKEGDPLVFATVGSNRVTLYECHSQGEIRLLQSYVDADADENFYTCAWTYDSNTSHPLLAVAGSRGIIRIINPITMQCIKHYVGHGNAINELKFHPRDPNLLLSVSKDHALRLWNIQTDTLVAIFGGVEGHRDEVLSADYDLLGEKIMSCGMDHSLKLWRINSKRMMNAIKESYDYNPNKTNRPFISQKIHFPDFSTRDIHRNYVDCVRWLGDLILSKSGRAILHSHQQCMKDPVSPNLRRHLSCENAIVCWKPGKMEDDIDKIKPSESNVTILGRFDYSQCDIWYMRFSMDFWQKMLALGNQVGKLYVWDLEVEDPHKAKCTTLTHHKCGAAIRQTSFSRDSSILIAVCDDASIWRWDRLR; this comes from the exons ATGTCCGAGAGGGAAGTGTCGACAGCGCCGGCGGGAACAGACATGCCTGCGGCCAAGAAGCAGAAGCTGAGCAGCGACGAGAACAGCAACCCCGACCTCTCTGGAGACGAGAAT GATGATGCTGTCAGTATAGAAAGTGGTACAAACACTGAACGCCCTGATACACCTACAAATACACCAAATGCTCCTGGAAGGAAaagttgggggaagggaaaatggaagtcaaagaaatgcaaatattcttTCAAGTGTGTAAATAGTCTCAAG GAAGATCATAATCAACCATTGTTTGGAGTACAATTTAACTGGCACAGTAAAGAAGGAGATCCGTTAGTGTTTGCAACTGTAGGAAGCAACAGA GTTACCTTATATGAATGTCACTCACAAGGAGAAATCCGGTTGTTGCAATCTTATGTGGATGCTGAT GCTGATGAAAACTTCTATACTTGTGCATGGACATATGATAGCAATACAAGCCATCCTTTGCTGGCTGTGGCCGGATCTAGAGGCATAATTAGGATAATTAATCCCATAACAATGCAGTGCATAAAG cattatgtTGGCCATggaaatgctatcaatgagctgaaATTCCACCCAAGAGATCCAAATCTTCTCCTGTCAGTAAGTAAAG ATCATGCTTTACGATTATGGAATATCCAAACAGACACTCTGGTGGCAATATTTGGAGGCGTAGAAGGGCACAGAGATGAAGTTCTAAGTGCT GATTATGATCTTTTGGGTGAAAAAATAATGTCCTGTGGTATGGATCACTCTCTTAAACTTTGGAGGATCAATTCAAAGAGAATGATGAATGCAATTAAAGAATCTTATGATTATAACCCAAATAAAACTAACAG GCcatttatttctcagaaaattCACTTTCCTGACTTTTCCACCAGAGACATACATAGGAATTATGTCGATTGTGTGCGATGGTTAGGTGATTTGATACTTTCCAAG agtggccgtgccattttacattcccaccagcaatgtatgaaagaTCCAGTGTCTCCGAATCTTCGCCGGCATTTG tctTGTGAAAATGCCATTGTGTGCTGGAAACCTGGTAAAATGGAAGATGATATAGACAAAATTAAACCCAGTGAGTCTAATGTGACTATTCTCGGGCGATTCGATTACAGCCAGTGTGACATTTGGTACATGAGGTTTTCTATGGATTTCTGGCAAAAG ATGCTTGCATTGGGCAATCAGGTTGGCAAACTTTATGTTTGGGATTTAGAAGTAGAAGATCCTCATAAAGCCAA ATGTACAACACTGACTCATCATAAATGTGGTGCTGCTATTCGACAAACCAGTTTTAGCAGGGATAGCAGTATTCTTATAGCTGTTTGTGATGATGCCAGTATTTGGCGCTGGGACCGACTTCGATAA